One window from the genome of Rhodopseudomonas sp. P2A-2r encodes:
- a CDS encoding DUF1566 domain-containing protein, producing MTSATKLATLLFVTISAMPSDAALASCYGRNAGETETRFKLSGDEARDTSTGLVWKRCSLGTRWDGKRRCEGEPAAANFAEARAAAEQAGAGWRVPSGPELETIVDTGCGRPVVDTAVFTDIRPDADGMAKYWTTNEVGAANLVYYFDFMNGAADGHSRGFQLSVRLVRTGP from the coding sequence ATGACGTCCGCGACAAAACTTGCCACCCTGCTGTTCGTCACCATCAGCGCGATGCCGTCCGATGCCGCTTTGGCATCCTGCTACGGCCGCAACGCCGGAGAGACCGAGACCCGGTTCAAGCTGAGCGGCGACGAAGCGCGCGATACAAGCACCGGACTGGTCTGGAAGCGATGCAGTCTCGGCACCCGCTGGGACGGCAAGCGGCGTTGCGAGGGCGAGCCGGCCGCCGCCAACTTCGCCGAGGCGCGCGCCGCGGCGGAGCAAGCCGGTGCGGGCTGGCGTGTGCCCTCCGGGCCCGAACTCGAAACCATCGTCGATACCGGCTGCGGACGTCCGGTGGTCGACACAGCGGTGTTTACGGATATCAGGCCCGACGCCGACGGCATGGCCAAATACTGGACCACCAACGAGGTCGGCGCGGCGAACCTGGTCTACTACTTCGACTTCATGAACGGCGCCGCCGACGGCCACAGCCGCGGTTTTCAGCTCTCGGTGCGACTGGTGCGAACCGGACCGTGA
- a CDS encoding PQQ-dependent sugar dehydrogenase yields the protein MKSPVVWVTASLAAAIIVTATFLIATGTRGENSSFASSAGQLQVQTVAGGLVNPWALALLPDGRMLVTERPGRMRLVTHEGQLSPPLKGVPEVWASGQGGLLDVIIDRSFADNSDIYFCYAQRAGNGGRTAVARAKLNAAAGRLDDVKVIFRQDGPLSSGNHYGCRIAQSPDGKLFVTLGEHFTYRDEAQNLANHLGKLIRIAPDGSVPSDNPFVGRDGARPEIWSYGHRNEQGLAFNPASGELWETEHGPRGGDEVNIISPGKNYGWPVIGFGIDYNGAKIHGSTSKPGMEQPVKYWVPSIAPSGMAFYTGELFPKWRGSLFTGALAGQMLVRLSLDGNKVTGEERLLRDLNERIRDVRQGPDGALYLLTDSTAGRILRVSPAK from the coding sequence ATGAAGTCGCCAGTTGTCTGGGTCACCGCATCGCTGGCAGCCGCGATCATCGTGACCGCCACGTTCCTGATCGCCACCGGCACCCGCGGCGAGAATTCCTCGTTCGCCTCCTCCGCGGGACAACTCCAGGTGCAGACCGTCGCCGGCGGCCTCGTCAATCCGTGGGCGCTCGCCTTACTGCCCGACGGACGCATGCTGGTCACCGAGCGGCCTGGCCGCATGCGCCTTGTCACACATGAAGGGCAGCTTTCGCCGCCGCTGAAAGGCGTGCCCGAGGTCTGGGCATCCGGCCAGGGCGGGCTGCTCGACGTCATCATCGATCGTTCTTTCGCTGACAATAGCGACATCTATTTCTGCTACGCCCAACGCGCAGGCAACGGCGGCCGCACCGCGGTGGCGCGCGCGAAACTCAACGCGGCGGCCGGGCGGCTCGACGACGTCAAGGTGATCTTCCGCCAGGACGGGCCGCTGTCGTCGGGCAATCACTACGGCTGCCGCATCGCGCAGAGCCCGGACGGCAAGCTGTTCGTCACGCTCGGTGAGCACTTTACGTATCGCGACGAGGCGCAGAATCTCGCCAATCATCTTGGCAAGCTGATCCGCATTGCGCCGGACGGCTCGGTCCCTTCGGACAATCCGTTCGTCGGTCGCGACGGCGCCAGGCCCGAGATCTGGAGCTATGGCCACCGCAACGAACAGGGCCTCGCCTTCAATCCGGCGTCCGGCGAATTGTGGGAGACCGAGCACGGCCCGCGCGGCGGCGACGAGGTCAACATCATCAGCCCGGGCAAGAACTACGGCTGGCCGGTGATCGGTTTCGGCATCGACTACAATGGCGCCAAGATCCACGGCAGCACGTCGAAGCCCGGCATGGAACAGCCGGTCAAGTATTGGGTGCCGTCGATCGCGCCGAGCGGCATGGCGTTCTACACCGGCGAACTGTTTCCGAAATGGCGCGGCAGCCTGTTCACCGGCGCGCTGGCCGGCCAGATGCTGGTGCGGCTGTCGCTCGACGGCAACAAGGTCACCGGCGAGGAACGCCTGCTGCGGGACCTCAACGAACGCATCCGCGATGTCCGGCAGGGACCGGACGGCGCATTGTATCTGCTGACGGACAGTACGGCCGGACGAATTCTTCGCGTGTCGCCGGCGAAGTAG
- a CDS encoding PAS-domain containing protein, translating into MPFSARTTSGLLLTATAALAAMAANLYFAVTLDLAPLFVGLVVCAAALGGIGAGLAGAAIAVGCVVLLALVHGTPLGFRLADLIDIALLAIGATMAAIVTGMLHTAAHKASRRERARHATARRLAAALDQTTIGIVLLDADTRAEFINRAFRDLFAVPDALADSNPPFIALMYHGRDTRAYALPDDELDGFIARRTEMIRAGDTTPCDIRLSSGIVVRLSCTALPDGGRMLSYTPITDLIRRSDNPADYDRYLALRGTGDVFADGHLHAAE; encoded by the coding sequence ATGCCATTCAGCGCGCGCACCACGTCCGGACTTCTTCTGACCGCAACGGCGGCATTGGCCGCCATGGCGGCGAATCTGTACTTCGCCGTAACGCTGGATCTGGCGCCGTTGTTCGTCGGCCTCGTGGTCTGCGCCGCGGCGCTGGGCGGCATCGGCGCGGGCCTTGCCGGCGCGGCCATCGCGGTCGGCTGCGTTGTACTGCTGGCGCTCGTCCACGGCACGCCGTTGGGCTTCAGATTGGCTGACCTGATCGACATCGCGCTGCTGGCGATCGGCGCAACCATGGCAGCGATCGTCACCGGCATGTTGCACACCGCCGCGCACAAGGCATCGCGGCGCGAGCGCGCGCGTCATGCCACCGCACGGCGGCTCGCCGCTGCGCTCGACCAGACCACCATCGGCATCGTCCTGCTCGACGCCGACACCCGCGCCGAATTCATCAACCGGGCGTTTCGCGATCTGTTCGCGGTGCCGGACGCGCTCGCCGACAGCAACCCGCCCTTCATCGCGCTGATGTATCACGGCCGCGACACCCGCGCCTATGCGCTGCCGGACGACGAACTGGACGGCTTTATCGCGCGGCGCACCGAAATGATCCGCGCCGGCGACACCACGCCGTGCGATATCAGGCTCAGCAGCGGCATCGTGGTGCGGCTGAGCTGCACGGCGCTGCCCGATGGCGGCCGCATGCTCAGCTACACGCCGATCACCGATCTGATCCGGCGCAGCGACAATCCCGCCGACTACGATCGTTACCTGGCGCTGCGCGGCACCGGCGACGTGTTCGCCGACGGCCATCTGCACGCCGCCGAATAG
- a CDS encoding DUF1501 domain-containing protein, with product MTMDCCESRTSLRSSRRSLLLGGAAFAAWAYIPKFARAADARDPRLIVVILRGALDGLATVAPLGDPDYAGLHGSIALTADGPNAAPMLDSFFAMHPAMPEFTRMVREKKAAVVHAVATAYRERSHFDGQDVLESGFAGPGRVQSGWLNRAIDALPAGQRVRSGLAIGPTTPLILRGNAPTVGWAPVNLPTAADDTAQRLMELYRGRDPALGAALAQGLQLDKIAKGDTMKPDKGITAMQQIARGAAKLMAADDGPRIAALAFDGWDTHAGEGGPVGRLAQLLGGLDGALLEFEKGLGPHWRDTVIVVATEFGRTARINGTAGTDHGTGTVALLAGGAVKGGRVISDWPGLKPANLFEARDLAPTTDLRAILKGVLHDHLGLSERVLAESVFPDSAMVKPAKGLVA from the coding sequence ATGACCATGGACTGCTGTGAAAGCCGCACCTCGTTGCGCAGTTCGCGCCGTTCCCTGTTGCTCGGGGGCGCCGCCTTCGCCGCCTGGGCCTATATCCCGAAATTCGCCCGCGCCGCCGATGCCCGCGATCCCCGCCTGATCGTGGTGATTTTGCGCGGTGCCTTGGATGGTCTTGCCACCGTGGCGCCGCTGGGCGATCCCGACTATGCCGGCCTGCATGGGTCCATCGCGCTGACCGCCGATGGCCCGAATGCCGCGCCGATGCTGGATTCGTTCTTCGCCATGCATCCGGCGATGCCGGAATTCACCCGCATGGTGCGCGAGAAGAAGGCCGCGGTGGTTCACGCGGTGGCCACCGCCTATCGCGAGCGCTCGCATTTCGACGGCCAGGACGTGCTGGAGAGCGGCTTCGCCGGTCCCGGCCGGGTGCAGTCCGGCTGGCTCAACCGCGCCATCGACGCGCTGCCCGCGGGGCAGCGCGTCAGGAGCGGGCTGGCGATCGGCCCGACCACGCCGCTGATCCTGCGCGGCAACGCGCCGACGGTCGGCTGGGCGCCGGTCAATCTGCCGACCGCCGCCGACGACACCGCGCAGCGGCTGATGGAGCTCTATCGCGGTCGCGATCCGGCGCTCGGCGCCGCGCTGGCGCAGGGCCTGCAGCTCGACAAGATCGCCAAGGGCGACACCATGAAACCGGACAAGGGCATCACGGCGATGCAGCAGATCGCCCGCGGCGCCGCCAAGCTGATGGCCGCCGATGACGGTCCGCGCATCGCAGCGCTGGCGTTCGATGGCTGGGACACCCATGCCGGCGAAGGCGGCCCGGTCGGCCGCCTCGCGCAACTGCTCGGCGGACTCGACGGCGCATTGCTGGAATTCGAGAAAGGCCTCGGCCCGCACTGGCGCGACACCGTGATCGTGGTCGCCACCGAGTTCGGCCGCACCGCGCGGATCAATGGCACCGCCGGCACCGACCACGGCACCGGCACCGTGGCGCTGCTCGCCGGCGGCGCGGTGAAGGGCGGCCGGGTGATATCGGACTGGCCCGGCCTCAAGCCGGCCAACCTGTTCGAGGCCCGCGACCTCGCGCCGACCACCGACCTGCGCGCCATCCTCAAAGGCGTGCTGCACGACCACCTCGGCCTGTCGGAACGCGTGCTGGCCGAGTCGGTCTTCCCCGACAGCGCCATGGTGAAGCCGGCCAAGGGGCTGGTGGCATAG
- a CDS encoding lysophospholipid acyltransferase family protein, producing the protein MIRFIAVLIVVTVLTLLLLPLQLLAIAFNLRLQRSLPHLFHRIVCALFGVRIRQVGTRTMDSPVLILSNHVSWLDICVIGALNPVVFIAKSEVARWPVFGFLSKLQRTIFIDRQARHKTGAATREIGDRLLGGDAVVLFAEGTSSDGIRILPFRSALVGAVHHALGSSTHHKSIIVQPMSLAYVRVDGLPVGRAFRERVAWYGDADLIPHFIGVLASGAIDITVSWGDAVAYDMSADRKQIARDAELAVRRMTTAALRAGAPKQAPVATVDPQPLPAA; encoded by the coding sequence ATGATCCGCTTCATCGCCGTCCTCATCGTTGTCACGGTCCTGACCCTGCTGCTGCTGCCGCTGCAGTTGCTGGCCATCGCCTTCAACCTGCGCCTGCAGCGCAGCCTGCCGCATCTGTTTCACCGCATCGTCTGCGCGCTGTTCGGCGTCCGCATTCGCCAGGTCGGCACCCGCACCATGGACTCGCCCGTGCTGATCCTGTCCAACCACGTTTCGTGGCTGGACATCTGCGTCATCGGTGCATTGAACCCGGTGGTGTTCATCGCCAAGAGCGAGGTCGCGCGCTGGCCGGTGTTCGGCTTTCTGTCGAAGCTGCAGCGCACCATCTTCATCGACCGCCAGGCCCGCCACAAGACCGGGGCGGCCACCCGCGAGATCGGCGACCGGCTGCTTGGCGGCGACGCCGTGGTGCTGTTCGCCGAAGGCACCTCCAGCGACGGCATCCGCATCCTGCCGTTCCGCTCGGCGCTGGTCGGCGCGGTGCATCATGCGCTCGGCAGCAGCACTCACCACAAGTCCATCATCGTGCAGCCGATGTCGCTGGCCTATGTGCGCGTCGACGGCCTGCCGGTCGGACGCGCCTTTCGCGAGCGCGTGGCGTGGTATGGCGACGCCGACCTGATCCCGCATTTCATCGGCGTGCTGGCCTCCGGCGCCATCGACATCACCGTGAGTTGGGGCGATGCGGTGGCCTATGACATGAGCGCCGACCGCAAGCAGATCGCCAGGGATGCGGAACTGGCGGTGCGCCGCATGACCACCGCGGCGCTGCGCGCCGGGGCGCCGAAGCAGGCGCCTGTTGCCACGGTCGACCCGCAGCCGCTGCCCGCCGCCTGA
- a CDS encoding aldo/keto reductase encodes MQLRNLGGSGLRVSAVGLGCNNFGQRSDLEASRKVIHKAIDCGITLFDTADIYAGMGGSETVLGQVLGDRRKDIVLATKFCKPMATDGSKQGASRRYIMSAVEASLTRLKTDWIDLYQQHDFDSLTPIEETLRALEDLVRQGKVRYIGNSNFPAWRIAEAEFTARGAGTSRFVSCQDEYSLLVRDHEKELIPAAQQYNLGLLPFFPLAGGMLTGKYAGATNVDANTRFAKAPALRDRYLVPRNEAIVDKLAAFASARGHSMLELAFSWLAARPQVSSVIAGASTPEQIEQNVRAIEWKLSAEDMAEIDTITLV; translated from the coding sequence ATGCAACTTCGCAATCTCGGCGGCTCCGGCCTGCGCGTCTCCGCGGTCGGCCTCGGCTGCAACAATTTCGGCCAGCGCAGCGACCTCGAAGCCTCGCGAAAAGTGATCCACAAGGCGATCGACTGTGGCATCACGCTGTTCGACACCGCCGACATCTATGCCGGCATGGGCGGCTCGGAAACCGTGCTCGGCCAGGTGCTCGGCGATCGCCGCAAGGACATCGTGCTGGCGACGAAATTCTGCAAGCCGATGGCCACCGACGGCAGCAAGCAGGGCGCCTCGCGCCGCTACATCATGAGCGCGGTCGAAGCCAGCCTGACCCGGCTGAAGACGGACTGGATCGACCTCTACCAGCAGCACGATTTCGACTCGCTGACGCCGATCGAGGAAACCCTGCGCGCGCTGGAAGACCTCGTGCGCCAGGGCAAGGTGCGTTACATCGGCAATTCCAACTTCCCGGCCTGGCGCATCGCCGAGGCCGAATTCACCGCGCGCGGCGCCGGCACCAGCCGCTTCGTGTCGTGCCAGGACGAATACAGCCTGCTGGTGCGCGACCACGAGAAGGAACTGATCCCGGCCGCGCAGCAATACAATCTCGGCCTGCTGCCGTTTTTCCCGCTGGCCGGCGGCATGCTGACCGGCAAATACGCCGGCGCCACCAATGTCGACGCCAACACCCGCTTCGCCAAGGCGCCGGCGCTGCGCGACCGCTACTTGGTGCCGCGCAACGAAGCCATCGTCGACAAGCTCGCCGCCTTTGCCAGTGCGCGCGGCCACTCCATGCTCGAACTCGCCTTCTCCTGGCTCGCCGCGCGGCCGCAGGTGTCGAGCGTCATCGCCGGCGCCTCGACGCCGGAGCAGATCGAGCAGAACGTCAGAGCGATCGAATGGAAACTCAGCGCCGAGGACATGGCCGAGATCGACACCATCACGCTGGTGTAG
- a CDS encoding HAD-IA family hydrolase, with translation MTNRTDDLALPRSLTCERCGTGFSCTLSGDCWCMAEPVQLPMPAVGGGDCLCPDCLRAAANVAWQVDAVLLDMDGTLLDTERVYLASLDTALQSMGYTDGAALGHAMIGIPGPECELMLMKHYGADFPLSALNDAYVIRRDEMFRAGMPLKPGAVELLDALRTAACKVALVTSSGRATAEAHLAAGGIRAHFETVLTRDDVARGKPYPDLYLLAAQRLGVPPAACVAIEDSGPGIAAAHGAGTIPIMVPDILAPSAETIAQCAAVVPDLHAALALLKTRGGL, from the coding sequence ATGACAAATCGGACAGATGACCTGGCCTTGCCACGCAGCCTGACCTGCGAACGCTGCGGAACCGGGTTTTCCTGCACGCTGTCGGGCGATTGCTGGTGTATGGCGGAGCCGGTGCAACTGCCGATGCCGGCGGTCGGCGGTGGCGATTGCCTGTGCCCGGACTGCCTGCGCGCCGCGGCGAACGTCGCGTGGCAGGTCGATGCCGTGCTGCTGGACATGGACGGCACCCTGCTCGACACCGAGCGCGTCTATCTCGCCAGCCTGGACACGGCATTGCAGTCGATGGGCTACACCGACGGCGCCGCGTTGGGCCATGCCATGATCGGCATTCCCGGGCCGGAATGCGAGCTGATGCTGATGAAGCACTATGGCGCGGATTTTCCGCTGTCGGCGCTCAACGACGCCTATGTCATCAGACGCGACGAGATGTTTCGCGCGGGCATGCCACTGAAGCCCGGCGCCGTCGAACTGCTCGATGCGCTGCGCACCGCCGCCTGCAAGGTGGCGCTGGTCACCTCGTCGGGCCGCGCCACCGCCGAAGCGCATCTCGCGGCCGGCGGCATCCGCGCGCATTTCGAGACCGTGCTGACCCGCGACGACGTCGCCCGCGGCAAGCCGTATCCCGACCTCTATCTGCTGGCGGCACAGCGGCTCGGCGTGCCGCCCGCGGCCTGCGTCGCCATCGAGGATTCCGGACCGGGCATCGCCGCCGCGCACGGCGCCGGCACGATCCCGATCATGGTGCCCGACATCCTGGCACCCTCCGCCGAGACGATCGCACAATGCGCCGCTGTGGTTCCCGACCTGCATGCCGCGCTGGCGCTGCTGAAAACCCGCGGCGGGCTTTGA
- a CDS encoding DUF1800 domain-containing protein yields the protein MARDSRGGLVALNRFGFGARGGASGDILNAASDPRGFVKAELGRPSGVLLELPGLQSTPALGQAMFAYQDEVKAARAAAAKVATATPEPMKVAAGDAPPPPTATMTVQPDVPKPPPMPPQPPNVVQNTFRNEALARIQRATIAECGFIERLVVFWSNHFCISANKGEPARIWAGSFEREAIRPHVLGRFSDMLKAVEQHPAMLFFLDNQQSIGPQSKAGQNGKRGLNENLAREIMELHTLGVGSGYSQDDVTTLARIITGWTFAGRDGKLGVPGSFAFNANAHQPGPQVLLGKTYDDNGVGQGEAALADIARHPATAKFIATKFAAHFVADTPPPALVARLQATFRSTDGDLRALTLALLDSDEAWSAPLTKVRSPYEYLIGTARLLGRIPDNPYQVIGGLNTLGQPLWTPPGPNGFPDSNAAWAAPEGMKLRLDLAAQVSSKIADSIDARELLDVIAGDAASNETRQTIARAETRQQALALLLMSPEFQRR from the coding sequence ATGGCGCGTGATTCTCGTGGCGGCCTGGTGGCGCTGAATCGTTTCGGCTTCGGCGCGCGCGGCGGCGCCTCCGGCGACATCCTCAATGCGGCGTCCGATCCGCGCGGCTTCGTCAAGGCCGAACTCGGCCGCCCCAGCGGCGTGCTGCTGGAACTGCCGGGGCTGCAATCCACCCCGGCGCTCGGTCAGGCCATGTTCGCCTATCAGGACGAGGTCAAGGCGGCGCGCGCCGCCGCCGCCAAGGTGGCAACCGCCACACCGGAGCCGATGAAAGTGGCCGCCGGCGACGCGCCGCCGCCGCCCACCGCAACCATGACCGTGCAACCCGATGTGCCGAAACCGCCGCCGATGCCGCCGCAACCGCCCAACGTGGTGCAGAACACCTTTCGCAACGAGGCGCTGGCGCGGATCCAGCGCGCCACCATCGCCGAATGCGGCTTCATCGAACGGCTGGTGGTGTTCTGGTCGAACCATTTCTGCATCTCCGCCAACAAGGGCGAGCCGGCGCGGATCTGGGCCGGCTCGTTCGAGCGCGAGGCGATCCGCCCGCATGTGCTCGGGCGCTTCAGCGACATGCTGAAGGCGGTGGAACAGCATCCGGCGATGCTGTTCTTCCTCGACAACCAGCAGTCGATCGGCCCGCAATCAAAGGCGGGGCAAAACGGCAAGCGCGGCCTCAACGAAAATCTCGCGCGCGAGATCATGGAGCTGCATACGCTGGGCGTCGGCAGCGGCTATTCGCAGGATGACGTCACCACGCTGGCGCGCATCATCACCGGCTGGACCTTCGCCGGCCGCGACGGCAAGCTCGGCGTGCCCGGCAGCTTCGCCTTCAACGCCAATGCGCATCAGCCCGGACCGCAGGTACTGCTCGGCAAGACCTATGACGACAACGGCGTCGGGCAGGGCGAGGCGGCGCTGGCGGACATCGCGCGGCATCCGGCGACGGCAAAATTCATCGCCACGAAATTCGCCGCGCATTTCGTCGCCGACACGCCGCCGCCGGCCCTGGTCGCAAGACTGCAGGCCACGTTCCGCAGCACCGACGGCGACCTGCGCGCGCTGACGCTGGCGCTGCTGGATTCCGACGAGGCATGGAGCGCGCCGCTGACCAAAGTGCGCAGCCCCTACGAATACCTGATCGGCACGGCCCGGCTGCTCGGGCGCATCCCCGACAATCCCTATCAGGTGATCGGCGGGCTCAACACGCTCGGCCAGCCGCTATGGACGCCGCCGGGTCCGAACGGCTTTCCCGACAGCAACGCCGCCTGGGCCGCGCCGGAAGGCATGAAGCTGCGGCTCGATCTCGCCGCCCAGGTGTCGTCGAAAATCGCCGACAGCATCGACGCGCGCGAACTGCTCGACGTGATCGCCGGCGATGCGGCGTCGAACGAGACGCGGCAGACCATCGCGCGTGCCGAGACCCGTCAGCAGGCGCTGGCGCTGCTGTTGATGTCGCCGGAATTCCAGAGGAGATGA
- a CDS encoding lytic transglycosylase domain-containing protein, whose protein sequence is MRYSSAITFLRPMPVSRVAALTAVVAVALVAVHAPAHATSRDDIAAIADATKLAMSGKTAAATQRRDQIRDPLGRRVAEWVILRANDNDADFARYAAFMRDNPAWPSMGLLQRRAEARLWTERAESGTVLAFFAQRAPRSALGRLAMARAQWTRGQHAAATDYARQAWRNDDLSARLEADILASFGARLDAADHRARMQNRLYANDLATAMRAARRLGAAEVAIVTARTAMVHKSPRAGALLAAVPAGARSDPAYLFTRIQWLRRNDHTAQAAQLMATAPRTSAALGNADAWWLERRALARQLLDAGDARGAYRTARDAAPDKQTYQVDRAFMAGWIALRYLHDQKTAERNFAEILSITSQPTSVARAHYWLGRVAGARHNTPAARQHYQAAAVHGTAYYGQLACARLGCRNTRLRQPPSPGSIQSASAAHRDLIGAAELLYLTGNRKLVVPFVADLDGVKDSRALVHIAEVAARRNDAAAMLAIDRAALNRGMAFDSYAFPAAGLPAFAPLGAKADKSLVYAITRTESAFNPRITSGARATGFMQVTPAAGETLARRMGFAFDVKRLHEDSAYNLRLGSAEIVNLLSDYNGNHVLALIGYNAGRGRVKEWIARYGDPRRPDVDVVDWVERIPFAETRNYVQRVLENLQVYRARFGQPALGIATDMNAG, encoded by the coding sequence ATGAGATATTCATCTGCGATCACGTTCCTTCGTCCGATGCCGGTATCGCGCGTCGCAGCGCTCACCGCAGTGGTTGCGGTCGCGCTGGTCGCCGTTCATGCGCCGGCGCACGCGACATCCCGCGACGATATCGCGGCCATCGCCGACGCCACGAAACTCGCGATGTCCGGCAAGACGGCCGCGGCCACGCAGCGCCGCGACCAGATCCGCGATCCGCTCGGACGCCGCGTGGCGGAATGGGTGATCCTGCGCGCCAATGACAATGACGCCGACTTCGCGCGCTACGCCGCCTTCATGCGCGACAATCCGGCGTGGCCGAGCATGGGATTGTTGCAGCGACGGGCAGAAGCACGGCTGTGGACCGAACGCGCCGAGAGCGGCACCGTGCTCGCCTTCTTTGCGCAGCGGGCGCCGCGCAGCGCGCTGGGCCGGCTGGCCATGGCGCGGGCGCAATGGACGCGCGGCCAGCACGCCGCCGCCACCGACTACGCGCGCCAGGCTTGGCGCAACGACGATCTCTCCGCCAGGCTCGAGGCCGACATTCTGGCAAGCTTCGGCGCCCGGCTTGACGCCGCCGACCACCGGGCGCGCATGCAGAACCGGCTCTACGCCAACGACCTGGCCACCGCGATGCGCGCCGCAAGGCGGCTCGGCGCCGCCGAGGTGGCCATTGTCACGGCGCGCACGGCGATGGTCCACAAGAGCCCGCGGGCCGGCGCGCTGCTGGCGGCGGTTCCGGCCGGCGCGCGCAGCGACCCGGCCTATCTGTTCACGCGGATCCAGTGGCTGCGTCGCAACGACCACACTGCGCAGGCTGCGCAACTGATGGCGACCGCGCCGCGCACGTCCGCCGCGCTCGGCAATGCCGACGCGTGGTGGCTGGAGCGGCGCGCGCTGGCGCGGCAACTGCTCGATGCCGGCGACGCCAGAGGCGCCTACCGCACCGCGCGCGATGCGGCGCCGGACAAGCAGACCTATCAGGTCGATCGCGCCTTCATGGCCGGCTGGATCGCGCTGCGCTACCTGCACGACCAGAAGACGGCCGAACGGAATTTCGCCGAGATCCTGAGCATCACCTCGCAGCCGACCTCGGTGGCGCGGGCGCATTACTGGCTCGGCCGCGTTGCCGGTGCCCGTCACAACACGCCGGCGGCGCGGCAGCACTACCAGGCCGCGGCCGTGCACGGCACCGCCTATTACGGCCAGCTCGCCTGCGCCCGCCTCGGCTGCCGCAACACCCGCCTGCGCCAGCCGCCATCGCCCGGCAGCATCCAGTCGGCCAGCGCCGCGCATCGCGATCTCATCGGCGCCGCGGAACTGCTGTATCTCACCGGCAACCGCAAGCTGGTGGTGCCGTTCGTCGCCGATCTCGACGGCGTGAAGGACAGCCGCGCGCTGGTGCACATCGCCGAGGTGGCCGCGCGCCGCAACGACGCCGCCGCCATGCTGGCGATCGACCGCGCCGCGCTGAACCGCGGCATGGCGTTCGACAGCTATGCCTTCCCCGCGGCCGGCCTGCCGGCCTTTGCGCCGCTCGGCGCGAAAGCCGACAAGAGCCTCGTCTATGCGATCACCCGCACCGAGAGCGCGTTCAATCCACGCATCACCTCGGGCGCCAGGGCCACCGGCTTCATGCAGGTCACGCCAGCGGCCGGCGAGACGCTGGCGCGGCGGATGGGCTTCGCTTTCGACGTCAAGCGACTGCACGAGGACTCCGCCTACAATCTGCGGCTCGGCTCCGCCGAGATCGTCAACCTGCTCAGCGACTACAACGGCAATCATGTGCTGGCGCTGATCGGCTACAATGCCGGGCGCGGCCGGGTGAAGGAATGGATCGCGCGCTACGGCGACCCGCGCCGGCCCGATGTGGACGTGGTCGACTGGGTGGAGCGGATCCCGTTCGCGGAAACCCGCAACTACGTGCAGCGCGTGCTCGAAAACCTGCAGGTGTACCGCGCCCGCTTCGGCCAGCCGGCGCTCGGCATCGCCACCGACATGAACGCCGGCTGA
- a CDS encoding BrnA antitoxin family protein yields MPPEILAQFKNRIGRPRLDNPKVPVKLRLDDDVVAALRATGPGWQTRINDMLKARIKRGKIQFVGPGDKRKATPPRVVAKRKSA; encoded by the coding sequence CTGCCGCCGGAAATCCTCGCGCAATTCAAGAACAGGATCGGCCGCCCGCGCCTCGACAATCCCAAGGTGCCGGTGAAGTTGCGGCTTGATGATGACGTGGTGGCGGCCCTGCGCGCCACCGGACCGGGCTGGCAGACGCGGATCAACGACATGCTGAAAGCGCGCATCAAGCGAGGAAAGATTCAGTTCGTTGGACCGGGCGACAAGCGGAAGGCAACGCCGCCGCGCGTCGTGGCAAAGCGCAAGAGCGCGTGA
- a CDS encoding BrnT family toxin: protein MAKPFDPAKDAINRARHRISLDRATDMVIARYIVDERADYGEVRYRAWGHIDGKAYYLAFTVRDGIVRPISLRRAHAKEMKRHAP, encoded by the coding sequence ATGGCCAAGCCCTTCGATCCCGCGAAAGACGCCATCAATCGCGCACGGCACAGGATTTCGCTGGATCGCGCGACCGACATGGTGATCGCGCGTTACATCGTCGACGAACGCGCGGACTATGGCGAAGTCCGCTACCGCGCGTGGGGCCATATCGATGGCAAAGCCTACTATCTCGCCTTCACCGTTCGCGACGGCATCGTGCGGCCGATCAGCCTGCGCCGCGCTCATGCCAAGGAGATGAAACGACATGCCCCGTAA